The Synechocystis sp. PCC 7509 genome includes a window with the following:
- a CDS encoding sulfonate ABC transporter substrate-binding protein: MPSPLFISFGIAFFLRNPNLLSRYHWLLDSLSHYKYWFKQQCAKTVEGRQVQTAPCLRNPKFLLFTTSLCLSLVVSACTPTDSQSLQSDRPVTNTSSNQSAENKTIRIGYQKYGTLNILKAQGSLEQRLKPQGIAVQWVQFPAGPQLLEALNAGSIDYGHTGEAPPIFAQAAGAPLVYIAHEPPNPKGEAILVAKDSPIQNVASLKGKKVALNKASNVHFFLVQALAAAGLKYSDIKPVFLPPAEARAAFEQGSVDAWAIWDPFFTAAQRATGARVLTNAENLAANREFYLAAKPFADKHGSRIKVILEETQKVDDWAKANPTEVAKLLSPQLGIDVPTLIEVSQRRPYGVQPMQPEVVAYQQQVADTFFKLGLLPKKLEVKQVAQQ; encoded by the coding sequence ATGCCGTCTCCATTGTTTATTAGCTTTGGAATTGCCTTCTTTTTGAGGAATCCTAATTTGTTAAGTAGATACCACTGGTTATTAGATAGCTTGAGCCACTACAAGTATTGGTTTAAGCAGCAATGCGCCAAAACCGTTGAGGGAAGACAAGTTCAAACCGCGCCTTGCTTGCGTAATCCTAAGTTTTTGCTATTTACTACAAGTCTATGTTTGAGTTTAGTAGTATCTGCGTGTACGCCTACGGATTCACAATCATTGCAAAGCGATCGCCCAGTTACCAATACCAGTTCTAATCAAAGTGCTGAAAACAAAACAATTCGGATTGGCTATCAAAAGTACGGTACGCTCAACATTCTCAAAGCTCAAGGAAGTTTAGAGCAACGATTGAAACCGCAAGGAATTGCCGTGCAATGGGTGCAATTTCCCGCCGGGCCACAATTGTTAGAAGCCTTGAACGCCGGAAGTATTGACTACGGGCATACAGGAGAAGCGCCACCAATTTTTGCTCAAGCGGCAGGCGCACCTTTGGTATATATTGCTCACGAGCCGCCCAACCCCAAGGGAGAAGCAATTTTAGTTGCTAAAGATTCCCCAATTCAAAACGTAGCTAGTTTGAAGGGCAAAAAAGTTGCTTTAAATAAAGCTTCAAATGTGCATTTCTTTTTAGTTCAGGCACTAGCAGCAGCCGGGTTGAAGTATAGCGATATTAAACCAGTGTTTCTGCCACCAGCCGAGGCACGGGCGGCTTTTGAGCAGGGAAGCGTTGATGCTTGGGCAATTTGGGATCCGTTTTTTACCGCCGCCCAACGGGCGACAGGAGCGCGAGTATTGACCAATGCCGAGAATTTGGCAGCAAATCGGGAGTTTTATTTAGCGGCTAAACCTTTTGCAGACAAGCATGGAAGTCGCATCAAAGTAATTTTAGAAGAAACCCAAAAAGTAGACGATTGGGCGAAAGCTAATCCCACCGAAGTAGCAAAGTTGTTGTCGCCGCAGTTGGGAATTGATGTACCGACTTTAATCGAAGTATCTCAGCGTCGCCCTTATGGAGTCCAACCAATGCAGCCGGAAGTTGTGGCTTATCAGCAACAAGTAGCAGATACATTTTTTAAATTAGGGCTGCTACCCAAAAAATTAGAAGTAAAACAAGTGGCGCAACAGTAG
- the ssuD gene encoding FMNH2-dependent alkanesulfonate monooxygenase produces MQLLWFIPTHGDGRYLGTASGGRATNFPYLRQIAQAVDDLGYTGALLPTGRSCEDAWVVASTLAAVTQKMKFLVAIRPGLMSPGVAARMAATFDRLSNGRLLINVVTGGDPVELAGDGVHLSHASRYELTEEFLTVWRAIASGEETNFKGEYFDIQGGKLMFPSVQTPYPPLWFGGSSAIAQKIAAKHVDVYLTWGEPPQQVAEKIATLRRLAAAEGRTLKFGIRLHVIVRETQSEAWEAAEKLISYVDEEAISAAQKVYARLDSEGQKRMTQLHNGSREALEISPNLWAGVGLVRGGAGTALVGDPETVAARMLEYADLGIDTFILSGYPHLEEAYRVAELLFPHLPLQSLPVINQQVMLSPFGEIVANQSFPKSKTPQLTVD; encoded by the coding sequence ATGCAACTACTTTGGTTTATTCCCACTCATGGCGATGGTCGTTATCTTGGCACAGCAAGCGGGGGACGGGCAACGAATTTCCCTTATCTGCGGCAGATTGCCCAAGCGGTAGACGATCTTGGCTATACGGGGGCTTTGTTACCTACGGGGCGTTCTTGCGAAGATGCTTGGGTGGTAGCTTCAACCCTTGCTGCGGTGACGCAAAAAATGAAGTTTTTAGTAGCGATTCGTCCTGGTTTAATGTCGCCAGGAGTAGCGGCGCGAATGGCAGCAACTTTCGATCGCTTATCTAACGGCCGCTTGTTAATAAACGTTGTTACAGGGGGCGATCCGGTGGAATTGGCAGGAGATGGCGTACATCTAAGTCATGCAAGCCGCTACGAGTTGACAGAGGAATTTTTAACCGTATGGAGAGCGATCGCCTCTGGGGAAGAAACTAATTTTAAAGGTGAATATTTCGATATTCAAGGCGGTAAACTGATGTTTCCATCGGTGCAAACACCTTATCCGCCGTTGTGGTTTGGGGGATCTAGTGCGATCGCTCAAAAAATTGCCGCCAAGCACGTTGATGTTTACCTTACTTGGGGCGAACCACCGCAGCAAGTAGCAGAAAAAATCGCCACTCTACGCAGATTAGCCGCCGCCGAAGGACGTACTTTAAAGTTTGGCATTCGCTTACACGTTATTGTCCGCGAGACGCAAAGCGAAGCTTGGGAAGCTGCCGAAAAGCTGATTAGTTATGTAGATGAAGAAGCAATTTCTGCGGCTCAAAAAGTCTACGCTCGGTTGGATTCTGAAGGACAAAAGCGGATGACGCAGTTGCATAATGGCAGCCGAGAAGCCTTAGAAATTAGTCCTAATCTTTGGGCGGGAGTTGGTTTAGTACGTGGCGGTGCGGGAACAGCGTTAGTTGGAGATCCTGAAACTGTGGCGGCGCGGATGTTGGAATACGCAGACTTAGGAATTGATACTTTTATTCTTTCTGGCTATCCCCACTTAGAAGAAGCTTATCGCGTCGCCGAGCTATTGTTTCCACATTTGCCTTTACAAAGTCTGCCAGTAATAAATCAGCAAGTAATGCTCAGTCCTTTTGGTGAGATTGTCGCCAATCAAAGTTTCCCCAAATCAAAAACGCCTCAATTAACAGTGGATTAA
- the ssuC gene encoding aliphatic sulfonate ABC transporter permease SsuC, with the protein MQKKWLKQAIPWIVPILLVMLWQLLSQFGWLQARVLPAPTAVIQAAIALASSGELLRHIITSSTRAIVGLLIGGGIGFILGLLNGVFPVAEKLLDSSMQMLRNIPHLAMIPLIIVWFGIGEEAKIFLVAIGVMFPIYLNTYHGIHTVDKGLLEMGKVYGLKPWEQFWQIILPGAMPSILIGLRYALGIMWLTLIVAETIAADSGIGYMAMNAREFMQTDVIVFSILVYALLGKLADTSAKVLEEKLLGWHPSYQIA; encoded by the coding sequence ATGCAAAAAAAATGGCTCAAGCAAGCTATACCTTGGATAGTACCAATATTGCTAGTTATGCTTTGGCAGTTACTATCCCAGTTTGGTTGGCTGCAAGCGCGAGTTTTACCAGCACCAACGGCAGTAATTCAAGCGGCGATCGCTCTAGCAAGTTCTGGCGAACTACTGCGTCATATTATTACAAGTTCCACCCGCGCTATTGTCGGTTTGCTAATTGGCGGTGGAATTGGGTTTATTTTAGGATTGCTCAATGGCGTTTTCCCTGTAGCAGAGAAGCTATTAGATAGCTCAATGCAAATGCTGCGAAATATTCCACATTTAGCGATGATTCCTTTAATAATTGTTTGGTTTGGGATTGGGGAAGAAGCCAAAATTTTCTTAGTGGCGATCGGGGTAATGTTTCCCATCTATTTGAATACCTATCATGGCATCCATACCGTTGATAAAGGATTGCTAGAAATGGGCAAAGTCTACGGACTCAAGCCTTGGGAACAATTCTGGCAAATTATTTTACCTGGAGCTATGCCTTCAATTTTAATTGGCTTGCGTTACGCCCTAGGGATTATGTGGCTGACTTTAATTGTCGCTGAAACGATCGCGGCAGATTCTGGGATTGGCTACATGGCAATGAATGCACGCGAATTTATGCAAACAGATGTAATAGTTTTCAGCATTTTAGTTTATGCCTTACTAGGCAAACTTGCCGATACCAGCGCAAAAGTGCTGGAAGAAAAGTTGCTTGGGTGGCATCCGAGTTATCAAATAGCCTAG
- a CDS encoding ATP-binding cassette domain-containing protein, whose translation MKPEIRGADLKVRGLSKTFGKQQVLHNLDLEISPGEFVAVVGRSGCGKSTLLRLLAGLEPPTTGSILIDGEPLKQINYSARVMFQDARLLMWRRVLENVGLGLRHNWQPKAQWALEQVGLGDRAQEWPAVLSGGQRQRVALARALVSQPRLLLLDEPLGALDALTRIEMQRLISSLWQEQKFTALLITHDVEEAVALADRVILIESGKVAMDLEITLSRPRHRGDAASAAIVEHILERVLNPGANTKTNLLTRSF comes from the coding sequence ATGAAACCAGAAATTAGAGGCGCAGACTTGAAAGTACGAGGTTTAAGTAAAACCTTTGGCAAACAGCAAGTTTTACACAATTTAGATTTAGAGATTTCACCCGGCGAATTTGTCGCTGTGGTTGGTCGTAGCGGTTGCGGTAAAAGTACCTTACTGCGTTTATTGGCAGGCTTAGAGCCTCCCACTACGGGAAGTATTTTAATTGATGGCGAACCTCTAAAGCAAATTAACTACTCGGCGCGGGTGATGTTTCAAGATGCGCGCTTGCTAATGTGGCGACGGGTACTTGAAAATGTGGGGCTGGGTTTGCGTCACAACTGGCAACCAAAGGCACAATGGGCGCTAGAACAAGTTGGGTTAGGCGATCGCGCTCAAGAATGGCCCGCAGTCCTTTCCGGGGGACAGCGCCAACGAGTAGCCTTAGCAAGAGCTTTAGTTAGTCAACCGCGTTTGCTATTACTTGACGAACCATTAGGGGCGCTGGATGCTTTAACGCGGATTGAAATGCAACGGCTAATTTCTAGTCTTTGGCAAGAGCAAAAATTTACCGCCCTGCTAATTACTCACGATGTAGAGGAAGCTGTAGCCCTAGCAGATCGAGTCATTCTGATTGAATCGGGAAAAGTCGCAATGGATCTAGAAATTACTCTTTCTCGTCCACGTCATCGCGGCGACGCTGCCTCGGCTGCCATTGTAGAACACATTTTAGAGCGGGTTTTAAATCCCGGCGCTAATACCAAAACAAATTTACTTACAAGGAGTTTTTAA
- a CDS encoding cysteine hydrolase, translated as MTLLRNSRVSYPTAIANVKQKVATPIPELHPQWQSLDLAELLTQPTAFLSISQSNSLYSPQGVQSKEKQWERPSLENTVKVVIAARKAGAKFFWIGYNVFREDYPKSPLDEAQYRNWYEPYTNWSDEQKQWDGELVDQLKALQQPQDVEFFETAHQSSFIGTTLPLYLHRWGIRNLLITGMHLDWCIEGNARAARDSGLTPIVIGDACACQYQEDEPATLRRINNFFAPVISADFAVQLLERDWVRPI; from the coding sequence ATGACCCTGCTAAGAAATTCGCGCGTATCTTATCCCACAGCGATCGCTAATGTTAAACAAAAAGTAGCAACTCCAATTCCCGAACTACATCCCCAATGGCAATCTCTCGATTTAGCGGAACTTTTAACCCAACCAACAGCCTTTCTTTCCATTAGTCAAAGCAATAGCCTGTATAGTCCTCAAGGCGTACAAAGCAAGGAAAAACAGTGGGAGCGTCCCAGTTTAGAAAATACGGTTAAAGTAGTGATCGCAGCTCGTAAAGCTGGAGCAAAATTCTTTTGGATTGGTTACAACGTATTTAGAGAAGACTATCCCAAAAGTCCTTTAGATGAAGCACAGTATCGCAACTGGTACGAGCCTTACACAAACTGGAGTGACGAGCAAAAGCAATGGGATGGAGAACTGGTTGACCAATTAAAAGCTCTCCAGCAACCCCAAGATGTAGAATTTTTTGAAACTGCTCATCAGTCGTCTTTTATCGGCACAACCTTACCCCTTTATCTTCATCGCTGGGGAATTCGCAACCTGTTGATAACGGGGATGCACTTAGATTGGTGTATTGAAGGAAATGCCCGTGCAGCAAGAGATAGCGGTCTGACACCCATTGTAATTGGCGATGCCTGTGCTTGCCAATACCAAGAAGATGAGCCAGCGACACTGCGGCGGATTAATAACTTTTTTGCGCCAGTAATTTCGGCTGATTTTGCCGTGCAGTTACTAGAAAGAGACTGGGTAAGACCGATTTAG
- a CDS encoding DUF433 domain-containing protein: MLKNSLIISVSPSVMSGTPVFAGTRVPVQTLLDYLKAGESIDDFLDGFPTVTREQVIALLEEAEKQLVGIT; the protein is encoded by the coding sequence ATGCTTAAAAATTCATTAATTATTAGCGTATCTCCTAGCGTTATGAGTGGTACTCCTGTCTTTGCTGGTACTAGAGTTCCTGTACAGACGCTTTTAGATTATCTCAAAGCTGGAGAATCTATTGACGATTTTTTGGATGGATTTCCGACAGTGACAAGAGAACAGGTTATTGCCTTGCTTGAAGAAGCTGAAAAGCAGCTTGTTGGCATAACATGA
- a CDS encoding DUF5615 family PIN-like protein has protein sequence MKLLLDECIDRKFAKEFVDYEIKTVPQMKWAGIKNGELLALAQAEFDVFITVDQNLSFQQNLSQFDIAVIVLQASSNRLADLKPLAPQIIAILISAARGQATIVGA, from the coding sequence ATGAAGCTTCTTTTGGATGAGTGTATTGACCGCAAGTTTGCAAAAGAGTTTGTTGACTACGAAATAAAGACAGTTCCACAGATGAAATGGGCGGGGATTAAGAATGGTGAACTTCTTGCCCTTGCACAAGCAGAGTTTGATGTGTTCATCACCGTAGATCAAAATTTGTCATTTCAACAAAATCTCTCACAGTTCGATATTGCAGTAATTGTTTTGCAAGCATCATCTAATCGTTTAGCCGATTTAAAGCCTTTAGCACCACAGATAATAGCTATTTTAATATCAGCAGCCAGAGGACAAGCTACGATAGTGGGCGCATAA
- a CDS encoding BrnT family toxin, translating to MNVYFALNGITFVWDEAKAEKNPSKHDGITFQQAAEVFFDPFVVVIDASRNEEAREAVIGLDTRWNLLYVVHIEREDNVIRIISARKATRPEQLKYEN from the coding sequence ATGAATGTGTATTTCGCGCTCAATGGCATTACCTTTGTGTGGGACGAGGCAAAAGCAGAGAAAAATCCCAGCAAGCATGATGGGATTACTTTTCAACAGGCTGCGGAAGTCTTCTTTGACCCCTTTGTAGTGGTTATCGATGCTAGTAGAAATGAGGAAGCACGAGAAGCGGTGATCGGTTTAGATACGCGATGGAATCTACTGTATGTAGTTCACATTGAGCGGGAAGACAATGTAATTCGGATAATTTCAGCACGCAAAGCAACTCGCCCTGAGCAGTTAAAGTATGAAAATTGA
- a CDS encoding IS5 family transposase (programmed frameshift) → MTYKKVKNLKAEDFKRLTGIHFDTFNQRVEIVKQAEKSRNKPGRPPKLRIEDQILMLLEYLREYRTFFHLGATWGVNESTAYRIIQKIENILIKAPQLRLPGKKRLIADDCPLETVVIDVSETPIERPKKKQKTYYSGKKKRHTLKAQVIIDQKNGQILCTAYGKGREQDFKLYKRSKIRIRKKVRCLADKGYQGIKKHHHFSQTPKKKPKKSKFSVVGKKENRELAKERIIIENIFAHLKRFRILQGRYRNRRKRFGLRFNLIASIYNYELYLNVSQL, encoded by the exons GTGACTTATAAAAAGGTAAAAAACTTAAAGGCGGAAGATTTTAAACGCTTGACTGGAATCCACTTTGACACTTTTAATCAAAGGGTAGAAATAGTCAAGCAAGCGGAAAAATCACGAAATAAACCTGGCAGACCACCAAAATTAAGGATCGAAGACCAAATTTTAATGCTCTTAGAATATTTACGAGAGTATAGAACTTTTTTTCATTTAGGTGCTACTTGGGGAGTAAATGAGTCCACAGCCTACCGAATTATTCAGAAAATTGAAAACATTTTAATCAAAGCTCCTCAACTAAGACTACCAGGAAAAAAAAGATTAATCGCCGATGATTGTCCGCTAGAAACCGTAGTAATAGATGTAAGCGAAACTCCCATAGAAAGACCTA AAAAAAAACAAAAAACCTATTATAGCGGCAAGAAAAAAAGACATACGTTGAAAGCCCAAGTGATTATTGACCAAAAGAATGGGCAAATACTATGTACCGCTTATGGCAAAGGGAGAGAGCAGGATTTCAAGTTATATAAAAGAAGTAAAATAAGAATTAGAAAAAAGGTTAGATGTTTAGCAGATAAGGGATACCAAGGAATTAAGAAGCATCATCATTTCAGTCAAACACCTAAAAAGAAGCCAAAAAAAAGCAAGTTTTCTGTAGTAGGGAAAAAAGAGAATAGAGAGTTAGCTAAAGAGAGAATAATTATTGAGAATATTTTTGCCCATTTAAAAAGATTTAGGATTTTACAAGGGCGATATAGAAATAGAAGGAAACGATTTGGATTAAGGTTTAATTTAATAGCTTCTATATACAATTATGAGCTTTACTTAAATGTCAGTCAACTTTAA
- a CDS encoding type II toxin-antitoxin system RelE family toxin, producing MSYNVEFTLTGIDSLDELTSTIQDRILRKIRWLSENFDDVTPQALSADLSGLFKLRVGDYRVIYSFNAEIQIMTIHKVGHRRDIYS from the coding sequence ATGAGCTACAACGTTGAATTTACTCTGACAGGAATAGATAGTTTAGATGAACTTACGTCAACTATTCAAGATCGTATCCTGCGAAAAATTCGTTGGCTATCTGAAAACTTCGATGATGTAACTCCTCAAGCTTTAAGTGCCGATTTAAGTGGGCTTTTTAAACTCAGAGTTGGCGATTATCGGGTTATTTACTCCTTTAATGCTGAAATACAGATTATGACAATTCATAAGGTTGGACATCGTAGAGATATCTATAGTTGA
- a CDS encoding BrnA antitoxin family protein translates to MKDEYDFTQSVQNPYFKKLKKQVTIRLEEEVVDYFKGISEETGIPYQSLINLYLQDCMRSQKKPSLEWVQNG, encoded by the coding sequence ATGAAAGATGAATACGATTTTACTCAATCAGTTCAAAATCCCTACTTTAAAAAGCTAAAAAAACAGGTAACGATTCGGCTTGAGGAGGAAGTGGTAGATTATTTTAAAGGCATCTCTGAGGAAACGGGAATTCCTTATCAAAGCCTGATAAATCTCTATCTCCAAGACTGTATGCGATCGCAAAAGAAGCCATCTTTAGAGTGGGTGCAAAACGGGTAA
- a CDS encoding BrnA antitoxin family protein produces MNDKDLSNTSRTNWEALEAMTDEEIDYSDIPPLTEEFFEKATLRIPANLAHRLVQIDPEVLKWFQAHGTEYQTTINSVLRRYIEAEDSSFAL; encoded by the coding sequence ATGAACGACAAAGACTTGAGCAATACCTCTCGGACTAACTGGGAAGCACTGGAAGCGATGACAGATGAGGAGATTGATTACTCCGACATTCCACCATTAACGGAGGAGTTCTTTGAAAAAGCAACGTTGAGAATTCCTGCAAACCTTGCCCATAGGTTAGTTCAGATCGATCCAGAGGTTTTAAAGTGGTTTCAAGCTCATGGTACAGAATACCAAACTACGATCAATTCAGTCTTGCGTCGTTATATAGAAGCTGAAGATAGTAGCTTTGCTTTATGA
- a CDS encoding BrnT family toxin, giving the protein MQFEWDEAKNLENIRKHEIDFADVSKMFDSPMLIEPDTRFDYGEDRWFGIGFLGNGIAVVVWTERQNNVMRIISTRKANRYERQRLEQYLSD; this is encoded by the coding sequence ATGCAGTTTGAATGGGATGAAGCGAAGAATCTAGAAAATATTCGCAAACACGAGATTGACTTCGCCGATGTCTCCAAAATGTTTGATAGTCCAATGCTAATTGAGCCAGACACTCGTTTTGACTATGGCGAAGATCGTTGGTTCGGGATCGGTTTCCTCGGTAACGGGATCGCGGTTGTTGTTTGGACAGAACGACAGAATAACGTAATGCGAATTATTTCAACACGAAAGGCAAATCGATATGAACGACAAAGACTTGAGCAATACCTCTCGGACTAA
- a CDS encoding abortive infection family protein, producing MTKRLERLQQLQDILISRATGGDTGDEDYKKLRIEFLRDSAVKDHLPQFVINHNELSKFWGFIQPKFKTYKERRVFIWDEFASLIAFLEQNIVEAQPADDNISAILVNFDAEHVHIAWQKALERRNKDPEAAITMARTLIESVCKHILDEAGIPHTDKDDLPKLYKKTAKQLNMAPEQHQEEVFKQILGGCQTIIEGLGTLRNKLSDAHGKSKKAIKPSVRHAALAVNLAGSMAAFLIAAWQERTFKNNS from the coding sequence ATGACGAAACGGCTAGAAAGGTTACAGCAACTTCAAGACATACTTATTTCTCGTGCAACAGGTGGTGACACTGGCGACGAAGATTATAAAAAGCTCCGTATAGAGTTTCTGAGAGATAGCGCCGTCAAAGATCATCTTCCTCAATTCGTGATAAATCATAATGAACTCTCAAAATTCTGGGGCTTCATCCAACCAAAATTCAAAACCTATAAAGAACGACGAGTATTCATATGGGATGAATTTGCTTCATTAATTGCGTTTCTGGAGCAAAACATTGTTGAGGCTCAACCAGCCGATGACAACATTTCTGCTATTTTGGTCAACTTTGATGCTGAACACGTTCACATTGCTTGGCAAAAAGCACTCGAACGGCGTAATAAAGATCCAGAAGCAGCGATTACTATGGCACGTACATTAATTGAATCAGTTTGTAAACACATTTTGGATGAAGCAGGTATACCTCACACTGATAAAGATGATTTACCTAAACTGTATAAAAAAACTGCTAAACAACTCAACATGGCTCCTGAGCAGCATCAAGAAGAGGTCTTCAAACAAATTCTTGGTGGTTGCCAAACCATAATCGAAGGTCTTGGGACTTTACGCAATAAGCTTAGTGATGCTCATGGTAAAAGCAAAAAAGCTATTAAACCCTCTGTTCGCCATGCTGCGCTTGCAGTTAACTTGGCAGGTTCAATGGCAGCGTTTTTAATCGCAGCTTGGCAGGAACGCACATTCAAAAACAACAGTTAA
- the lysS gene encoding lysine--tRNA ligase, translated as MSSDQNQTQSASNLDELRAARLEKVAQLQELGINPYAYSWESTHHAAQLQETYAELISGEEVDVIVAIAGRILARRVFGKLAFFSLQDETGTIQLYLDKNRISQSMADIDPDAFNHIKQLTDVGDIIGVKGTIKRTEKGELSVYVNQYTVLTKSLLPLPDKWHGLTDTEKRYRQRYVDLIVNPQVRQTFRRRAQITAGLRRYLDKLGFIEIETPVLQSEAGGADARPFVTYHNTLEMELYLRIATELHLKRLIVGGFEKVFELGRIFRNEGVSTRHNPEFTTIELYQAYADYFDMMALTENAIATVTEEVLGTLQINYQGQEIDFTLPWRRVTMHQVVEDATGINFNTFSTFTEAKAATEKAGIAVSPEVNSIGRLLNEVFEEKVETTLIQPTFITDYPVEISPLAKPHRSQPGLVERFELFIVGRETANSFSELTDPIEQRQRLEAQAARKAEGDLEAHGVDEDFLTALEYGMPPTGGLGIGIDRLVMVLTDCASIRDAIAFPLLKSSSSFVKEHEYNAATQILTIKFNNGSIYKYQDVPASIAQGLETATSKGQYFNESIKEKYAFDQVRLSGG; from the coding sequence ATGTCTTCCGACCAAAACCAAACTCAAAGTGCTTCCAATCTAGATGAACTTCGCGCCGCCAGACTAGAGAAAGTCGCCCAACTCCAAGAATTAGGGATAAATCCTTATGCTTATAGTTGGGAATCAACCCACCATGCGGCGCAACTCCAGGAAACCTATGCAGAGTTGATTAGTGGTGAGGAAGTAGATGTTATAGTTGCGATCGCTGGCAGAATATTAGCACGGCGTGTTTTTGGTAAGCTGGCTTTTTTCAGTCTGCAAGATGAAACGGGAACTATTCAACTATATCTAGACAAAAATCGTATCTCCCAAAGCATGGCAGATATCGATCCTGATGCTTTTAACCATATTAAGCAACTAACTGATGTGGGAGATATTATCGGCGTTAAAGGGACAATTAAGCGCACGGAGAAAGGCGAATTATCGGTTTATGTGAATCAATACACCGTCCTTACTAAGTCGCTTTTACCCTTACCCGACAAATGGCACGGATTGACCGATACAGAAAAGCGTTATCGTCAAAGGTATGTAGATTTAATTGTTAATCCCCAAGTTAGACAAACTTTTCGCCGTCGCGCTCAAATAACCGCAGGATTACGGCGGTATTTAGACAAATTGGGCTTTATTGAAATTGAAACCCCCGTATTGCAATCCGAAGCTGGGGGAGCGGATGCGCGTCCATTTGTTACCTATCACAACACTCTAGAAATGGAATTGTATTTGCGGATTGCAACGGAATTACACCTAAAGCGGCTAATTGTGGGGGGATTTGAAAAAGTCTTTGAATTAGGGCGAATTTTCCGCAACGAAGGCGTTTCTACAAGACATAACCCTGAATTTACAACCATCGAGCTATATCAAGCGTATGCAGACTACTTTGATATGATGGCATTAACCGAAAATGCGATCGCAACTGTCACCGAAGAAGTATTAGGTACATTGCAAATTAACTATCAAGGTCAAGAAATAGACTTCACTTTACCTTGGCGCAGAGTCACCATGCACCAAGTAGTAGAAGATGCCACAGGCATAAATTTTAATACTTTTTCTACCTTCACAGAAGCAAAAGCCGCTACAGAAAAGGCAGGAATTGCCGTTTCTCCCGAAGTAAATTCTATTGGACGCTTGCTAAACGAAGTCTTCGAGGAAAAGGTTGAGACAACATTAATTCAACCTACCTTTATCACAGATTATCCCGTTGAAATATCACCTTTAGCAAAACCCCATCGTTCGCAACCCGGCTTAGTAGAACGTTTTGAGCTATTTATAGTAGGTAGAGAGACAGCAAACAGTTTTTCTGAGCTTACAGACCCCATCGAACAACGTCAACGCTTAGAAGCGCAAGCAGCACGTAAAGCCGAGGGAGACTTAGAAGCACACGGAGTAGACGAAGACTTTTTGACCGCCTTAGAATACGGAATGCCACCTACAGGAGGTTTAGGAATAGGCATAGATCGTTTAGTAATGGTATTAACAGATTGTGCCAGTATTCGAGATGCGATCGCTTTTCCCTTATTAAAAAGTTCCAGCAGCTTCGTCAAAGAGCATGAATACAACGCCGCAACCCAAATATTAACTATAAAGTTCAACAATGGCAGCATCTACAAATACCAAGATGTTCCAGCAAGTATTGCTCAAGGATTGGAAACTGCAACATCAAAAGGACAATACTTTAATGAAAGTATTAAAGAGAAATATGCTTTTGACCAAGTGCGTTTGAGTGGTGGTTAG